The Magnetospirillum sp. genome includes a region encoding these proteins:
- a CDS encoding PEP-utilizing enzyme produces the protein MKAAAIRLDLAGKAQTLAALRGQLAHGHVLPLQHFAVAEWRAARASVLARLGNDAELPFPLIVRSSAAGEDSASASQAGRFLSIANVADADALAAAIDAVVASYGDAATQAASRVLVQPMLAAPRLSGVAFTRDPATGAPYRTVNYHIGADTAAVTAGKRAELQTLVYIAGAGDAIPSEFVGLDRCLDELEALFGSPALDVEFAIDQAGAVAILQVRALACPPGAAIDEALHAALDRISEKVAAGLRPHPFLFGPRTVFAVMPDWNPAEIIGLRPRPLALSLYRELVTDAIWAYQRDNYGYRNLRSFPLMVSFEGLPYIDVRLSFNSFVPRDVSPALAERLVAHYIGRLIAAPVLHDKVEFDIVFSCYDFTLRERLEGLDERGFSASERAALAESLRTLTNNILRPDGLWHQDEARLVDLDKRYQALALAKLDPVARIYWLLEDCKRYGTLPFAGLARAGFIAMQILRSLVAVGVLDEDGLAAFMASVDTVGTRIGRDLAAMPRWQFLETYGHLRPGAYDILSPRYDEAPDLYFDFAQAANRPAPPPHKPFAPDEAMRAKIAALLAQHGLETDVDGLFAFLAGGIRGRERAKFLFSRNLSLALAEIGKLAAAHGLNLDDASHLDIRTIYELYVGSADIGSALRESAAAGRARQKLAQRLVLPPLIYTQAHVRAFHFPPSEPNFVGRSRAQGTVSAADAGSDLAGKIVVVANADPGFDWLFSRRIAGFVTAYGGANSHMAIRAGETGTPAAIGVGERAFETYRRARALDLDCANRRIVAIQ, from the coding sequence ATGAAAGCGGCGGCAATCCGCCTCGACCTTGCCGGCAAGGCGCAAACGCTGGCCGCCTTGCGCGGGCAGTTGGCGCACGGGCATGTGTTGCCGCTGCAGCATTTTGCCGTGGCCGAATGGCGGGCGGCGCGCGCTTCGGTGCTGGCGCGACTTGGCAACGATGCCGAGCTCCCCTTTCCGCTGATCGTGCGCTCGAGTGCGGCGGGGGAAGATTCGGCCAGTGCGTCGCAAGCCGGACGCTTTCTGTCGATCGCGAATGTGGCCGACGCCGATGCGCTTGCCGCAGCGATCGACGCGGTCGTCGCGTCCTATGGCGACGCGGCCACGCAAGCGGCGAGCCGCGTGCTCGTGCAGCCGATGCTGGCGGCGCCGCGTCTTTCCGGCGTTGCCTTCACGCGCGATCCGGCCACGGGGGCGCCCTATCGCACGGTCAATTACCATATCGGCGCCGATACGGCGGCGGTGACGGCGGGCAAGCGTGCCGAGTTGCAAACGCTTGTCTATATCGCAGGAGCGGGCGACGCGATCCCATCGGAATTCGTAGGCCTCGACCGCTGCCTCGACGAGCTCGAAGCTTTGTTCGGCTCGCCTGCCCTCGACGTCGAATTCGCGATCGACCAGGCGGGCGCTGTCGCAATCCTGCAAGTGCGCGCCCTTGCCTGCCCGCCGGGGGCCGCGATCGACGAGGCGCTGCACGCGGCCTTGGACCGCATTTCGGAGAAAGTGGCTGCGGGCTTGCGGCCGCATCCGTTTTTGTTCGGGCCGCGCACGGTGTTTGCGGTGATGCCCGACTGGAACCCGGCCGAGATCATCGGCCTTAGGCCGCGCCCGCTTGCGCTGTCGCTCTATCGCGAGCTCGTGACCGACGCGATCTGGGCCTACCAGCGCGACAATTACGGCTACCGCAATCTGCGCAGCTTTCCGCTGATGGTGTCCTTCGAGGGCCTGCCCTATATCGACGTGCGGCTGAGCTTCAATAGCTTCGTGCCGCGCGATGTTTCGCCCGCTTTGGCCGAACGTTTGGTCGCCCACTATATAGGTCGGCTCATTGCCGCCCCCGTGCTCCACGACAAGGTCGAGTTCGACATCGTCTTCTCGTGCTACGATTTCACGCTGCGCGAACGCCTCGAAGGGCTCGACGAGCGCGGTTTTTCGGCATCCGAGCGCGCGGCACTGGCTGAGTCGCTGCGCACGCTCACCAACAACATCCTGCGGCCCGACGGGCTGTGGCACCAGGACGAAGCGCGGCTTGTCGATCTCGACAAGCGCTACCAAGCGCTCGCCCTTGCCAAGCTCGATCCGGTCGCGCGCATCTATTGGCTGCTCGAAGACTGCAAGCGCTACGGCACTTTGCCGTTTGCGGGGCTCGCCCGCGCAGGCTTCATCGCGATGCAGATTCTGCGCTCGCTCGTGGCCGTGGGCGTGCTCGACGAGGACGGGCTTGCCGCCTTCATGGCCTCGGTCGACACGGTGGGTACGCGCATCGGCCGCGATCTGGCCGCGATGCCGCGCTGGCAGTTCCTCGAGACCTACGGCCATCTGCGCCCCGGTGCCTACGACATTCTGTCGCCGCGCTACGACGAGGCGCCGGACCTCTATTTCGATTTTGCGCAAGCGGCGAACCGCCCCGCCCCGCCGCCGCACAAACCCTTTGCGCCCGACGAAGCCATGCGCGCGAAGATCGCCGCATTGCTTGCACAGCACGGGCTCGAAACCGACGTCGACGGGCTGTTCGCGTTTCTGGCGGGCGGCATTCGCGGGCGCGAGCGCGCCAAGTTTCTGTTCTCGCGCAATTTGTCGCTGGCCTTGGCCGAGATCGGCAAGCTCGCCGCAGCACACGGGCTCAATCTCGACGATGCGTCGCATCTCGACATCCGCACGATCTACGAGCTTTACGTCGGCAGTGCGGATATCGGTTCGGCGTTGCGCGAAAGTGCGGCGGCGGGGCGTGCGCGCCAGAAGCTCGCGCAGCGCCTGGTGCTACCGCCGCTCATCTACACGCAAGCGCATGTGCGCGCCTTCCACTTCCCGCCGAGCGAGCCCAATTTTGTCGGCCGCAGCCGCGCGCAAGGAACGGTGAGTGCGGCCGACGCCGGCAGCGATCTTGCCGGCAAAATCGTGGTCGTCGCCAATGCCGATCCGGGTTTCGACTGGCTGTTCTCGCGCCGCATTGCGGGCTTCGTGACCGCCTATGGCGGGGCCAATTCGCACATGGCAATCCGTGCCGGCGAAACCGGCACGCCCGCCGCTATCGGCGTGGGCGAGCGCGCGTTCGAGACCTATCGCCGGGCGCGCGCACTCGATCTCGACTGCGCCAATCGGCGCATCGTGGCGATCCAATGA
- a CDS encoding gamma-glutamyl-gamma-aminobutyrate hydrolase family protein (Members of this family of hydrolases with an active site Cys residue belong to MEROPS family C26.) yields the protein MRVLLVSQRVVVDPRHGERRDALDQRWSEFLAASGFLCVALPNHPQNAAAFVEALAPAGVLLTGGDDLGDAPERDAAEEIVVAWALAHKRPVYGVCRGFQFLLQRAGAKLERIAGHVAIRHALSDGTSVNSFHDWGTAHVPKGWTEIARAPDGTLEAARADDAALAGQMWHPEREMPFATRDIQTIAAFFGGGP from the coding sequence ATGAGGGTGTTGCTGGTGAGCCAGCGCGTGGTCGTCGATCCGCGTCACGGCGAACGGCGCGACGCGCTCGACCAGCGTTGGAGCGAATTTCTCGCAGCATCCGGGTTCTTGTGCGTGGCCCTGCCGAACCATCCGCAAAATGCCGCCGCGTTTGTCGAAGCGCTGGCACCTGCGGGCGTCTTGCTCACCGGCGGCGACGATCTCGGCGATGCGCCCGAACGCGACGCAGCCGAAGAGATCGTCGTCGCGTGGGCGCTGGCGCACAAGCGGCCCGTCTACGGCGTGTGCCGCGGCTTCCAGTTTCTGCTCCAGCGCGCGGGCGCCAAGCTCGAGCGCATCGCAGGCCATGTCGCAATACGGCATGCGCTTAGCGACGGCACAAGCGTGAACAGCTTCCACGATTGGGGCACGGCGCATGTGCCGAAGGGCTGGACCGAAATCGCGCGCGCACCGGACGGCACGCTCGAGGCGGCACGCGCCGACGACGCAGCGCTCGCGGGCCAAATGTGGCACCCAGAGCGCGAGATGCCGTTCGCGACGCGGGACATCCAAACCATCGCAGCGTTTTTCGGAGGAGGCCCATGA